From a single Paraburkholderia youngii genomic region:
- a CDS encoding transposase encodes MTRLARHYVPEQPQHVILQGIVGPAFLDEGDYLYFLACLADAARVADLAVHAWVLMPDAVQFLVTPSYESSVAMAMQAVCRRYVETFNRRHGRRGAVWRGGYRATVIEPERYFLLTSQVIDQAPVRNRLVADPANYQWSSCAHHIGQRVDSFIKDHALYRALGNTPLERQQAYRHLGARPLDECEVENLMQSTLNGWVLGSAAYCEWAARTANRRLMPLLLRDRPSTVRTTRALAHAG; translated from the coding sequence ATGACACGGCTCGCACGGCACTACGTCCCCGAACAACCGCAACACGTAATCTTGCAGGGAATCGTGGGCCCTGCATTTCTGGACGAAGGAGACTACCTGTACTTCCTCGCCTGTCTGGCAGACGCCGCGCGCGTCGCCGATCTGGCAGTCCACGCGTGGGTGCTCATGCCTGACGCGGTCCAGTTCCTCGTCACGCCTTCATACGAATCGAGCGTGGCCATGGCGATGCAGGCAGTGTGCCGTCGCTATGTCGAGACCTTCAACCGCCGCCATGGACGCCGCGGTGCGGTGTGGCGTGGCGGGTACCGGGCGACGGTGATCGAGCCCGAACGGTATTTCCTGCTCACGAGCCAGGTCATCGATCAGGCGCCGGTGCGCAACCGCCTTGTTGCCGACCCGGCAAACTACCAGTGGTCGAGCTGCGCGCATCACATCGGGCAGCGTGTGGATAGCTTCATCAAGGATCACGCGCTATACCGGGCGCTCGGCAATACGCCGTTGGAGCGCCAACAGGCTTACCGCCATCTGGGCGCACGGCCGCTTGACGAATGCGAGGTCGAGAACCTGATGCAGTCGACGCTCAACGGCTGGGTGCTCGGCAGCGCCGCGTATTGCGAGTGGGCGGCGCGGACAGCCAATCGGCGTTTGATGCCACTACTGCTGCGCGACCGCCCGTCCACGGTTCGCACGACACGCGCGCTCGCACACGCGGGCTAA